The following are encoded in a window of Castanea sativa cultivar Marrone di Chiusa Pesio chromosome 9, ASM4071231v1 genomic DNA:
- the LOC142608719 gene encoding uncharacterized protein LOC142608719, translating to MVDESANNPFFLLANENPGLILTSQPLTGLENYMSWTRSVFLALSAKNKFGFVNGSIPELDPYSSLFNSWSRCNTTVLSWLTNSLSMDLKASVMYINTAKDLWIDLKDKLSQGNTPRVFELQKEISHLSQGSLSVSSYFAKFKTLWDEIDNYQPFTVCTCESKSSQLDAQHKEHMLLSMYVNNSKGFHGNQGHNHGGKGGNSKKDRHVCTYCGLIGHIADKCYKLHGYPPGYKPKGGNKAMANQVAAVLPSRNSGNFGVDVFPSPVNPSFMTASTLPISVFAQCHGAQTAHQVASVMAPNPSIPQISTSNSTSPSCSSNFSGNPYWIPPNLSHFIFVAQVVDRHAYKSNTWIIDIGETDHMVHSITQFTTITSIVQTYVYLPNGEQSLVTHVGTVQVSSTLTLTSFSFNLISVSKLTKSLSCYLIFLDDCCFIQDLAQWSMIGLGKKRMDCFYCKIQILEPLHLLLMLLNIIFFEHIFPNVSSSQPSASYLDDLVFPHYTSNTTSYSSLPSIPPLVAPSSSHLPPEPSTNLLGTSSTPSAEPTTSIDSIPNISNSDPIPSTRSSPITPLPFLRRSTRPHNPPPYLSNYSCKSVSTKPVSGLPYEISNCLDYSYLGPTFHSFIMAVNTTPSKLVSNFIKYLPDGTIKRYKARLVAKGFTQNHSLDYSKTFSSVAKFVFVRIVLSLVVVKGWFLHQMDVNNSFLHGDLVEDAYMCLPPDFHRMGENMVCKLNKSLYGLKQALSHTQGSSFTVLLVYVDDILLTGNNPACVDSLKKLVNDKFGLKDLGLLRYFLGLEVTRTDEGISLNQIKYALEILDTGFISSKPVKFPNEQNLRLSKYEGKPLADPSQFRSSFTRLLEKLGLKDIFVPRQLKGNASLQVTDLIAQDLRGVLKLKKWTIAACVE from the exons ATGGTAGATGAATCTGCGAATAATCCTTTCTTTCTTCTAGCGAATGAGAATCCTGGTCTCATTCTCACATCACAACCTCTGACTGGCCTTGAGAATTATATGAGTTGGACAAGATCTGTGTTCTTGGCCTTGAGTGCCAAAAACAAGTTTGGATTCGTGAATGGATCAATTCCTGAGCTTGATCCATATTCTTCATTGTTCAATTCTTGGAGTAGGTGCAATACTACAGTGCTTTCATGGTTAACAAATTCACTTAGCATGGATTTGAAGGCAAGTGTTATGTACATCAACACTGCAAAGGATTTATGGATTGACCTCAAAGACAAGCTTTCTCAAGGCAACACTCCAAGGGTTTTTGAGCTTCAGAAGGAGATCTCTCATCTTTCACAAGGATCACTCTCAGTGAGTTCTTATTTCGCAAAATTTAAGACCTTGTGGGATGAAATTGACAATTATCAACCTTTCACAGTATGTACTTGTGAATCTAAGTCTTCTCAACTAGATGCTCAGCACAAGGAgcat ATGTTGTTGTCTATGTATGTGAATAATAGCAAAGGTTTTCATGGTAATCAAGGTCATAATCATGGTGGAAAAGGGGGTAATTCTAAGAAAGACAGGCATGTATGTACTTACTGTGGTCTCATTGGTCATATAGCAGATAAATGCTATAAACTTCATGGTTATCCTCCAGGTTATAAACCAAAAGGAGGTAACAAGGCTATGGCAAATCAAGTTGCTGCAGTGCTGCCCTCAAGAAACTCTGGAAATTTTGGAGTGGATGTTTTTCCTTCACCAGTGAATCCTAGCTTCATGACTGCTAGTACTTTGCCTATTAGTGTTTTTGCCCAAT GTCATGGTGCTCAGACTGCCCATCAGGTAGCTTCTGTCATGGCACCAAATCCTTCCATTCCACAAATCTCAACTTCTAACTCCACTTCACCTTCTTGCTCATCCAATTTTTCAGGTAATCCATATTGGATTCCACCTAatctttctcattttatttttgttgcacAAGTTGTTGATAGGCATGCATATAAATCTAATACTTGGATCATTGATATTGGAGAAACAGATCATATGGTTCATTCCATTACTCAATTCACTACTATTACTTCTATAGTCCAAACTTATGTCTatttgccaaatggggaacaaTCTTTAGTCACACATGTAGGCACAGTGCAAGTTTCTTCCACACTTACTCTCacttcttttagttttaatttgatatCTGTTAGCAAGCTCACCAAGAGCCTTTCTTGTTACCTCATTTTTCTTGACGATTGTTGTTTCATTCAAGACCTTGCTCAATGGAGCATGATTGGTctgggaaagaaaagaatggatTGTTTCTACTGCAAGATTCAGATTCTAGAACCACTGCATCTGCTCTTGATGTTGTT AAACATCATTTTCTTTGAGCATATCTTTCCAAATGTTTCTTCATCCCAACCTTCAGCTTCCTATCTAGATGATTTGGTCTTTCCCCATTATACCTCAAACACCACTTCATACTCCTCTTTACCATCAATTCCTCCTTTAGTTGCACCTTCCTCATCTCATTTGCCTCCTGAACCTAGTACAAACCTTCTAGGTACCTCCTCTACACCTTCTGCAGAACCCACTACTTCCATTGATTCAATTCCAAACATTTCAAATTCTGATCCTATTCCATCTACCCGTTCCTCACCTATTACACCTTTACCCTTCCTAAGAAGGTCCACTAGACCTCATAATCCTCCACCTTACCTTTCTAACTATTCTTGCAAGTCTGTCAGCACCAAGCCTGTTTCTGGTTTGCCTTATGAAATTTCAAACTGTTTAGATTACTCTTACCTTGGTCCTACCTTCCATTCCTTTATCATGGCAGTCAATACTACTCCATCAAAACTTGTCTCTAATTTCATCAAATACCTTCCTGATGGCACCATTAAAAGGTATAAGGCTCGTTTAGTTGCTAAGGGCTTCACACAAAATCATAGTTTGGATTATTCTAAGACATTTTCCTCAGTAGCTAAATTTGTGTTTGTTAGAATTGTGCTTTCTTTGGTTGTTGTGAAAGGGTGGTTTCTTCACCAAATGGATGTCAATAATTCATTTTTGCATGGTGATTTGGTTGAGGATGCCTATATGTGCTTACCACCTGACTTCCACCGCATGGGGGAGAACATGGTTTGCAAATTGAACAAGAGTCTTTATGGCCTTAAGCAGGCTTTAAG TCACACTCAAGGGTCTTCTTTTACAGTGCTTctagtgtatgtggatgatatatTGCTCACTGGAAATAACCCTGCATGTGTTGACAGTTTAAAGAAGTTAGTTAATGACAAGTTCGGGTTGAAAGATCTTGGTTTATTAAGGTATTTCTTAGGCCTTGAGGTAACAAGAACTGATGAAGGCATAAGCTTGAACCAGATAAAGTATGCCCTTGAAATTTTGGACACTGGTTTCATTAGTTCTAAACCAGTAAAGTTTCCTAATGAGCAGAATTTAAGGCTTTCAAAATATGAAGGGAAGCCACTTGCAGATCCTAGTCAGTTCAGAAG TTCTTTCACAAGACTGTTAGAAAAGCTGGGATTGAAAGACATCTTTGTGCCAAGACAATTGAAGGGAAATGCTTCACTTCAAGTCACTGATCTCATAGCTCAGGACTTGAGAGGAGTGTTAAAGTTGAAGAAGTGGACAATAGCAGCATGTGTggagtga
- the LOC142609758 gene encoding UPF0481 protein At3g47200-like — translation MGTNSVEGEANHIVSIWEINKDHLDSMHEKISQTPKLLSKAAGKRACCIFRVPKSLMDINGKSYQPQIVSIGPYHRGEPHLQMIEEHKWRYLGSLLSRNKTIGLTLEDYLKSIQPLEKEARECYSETIHLSSDEFLEMMVVDGCFILELFRKVNNLKMFEPDDPIVTMAWIIAFFYRDFLRLENQIPFFVLERLFEVTKMPNEESGPSLSLLALRFFNNIIQRREDIIESHKDLKGLHLLDLVRSSFIPPHQELPKRGNIPTHIIHCVSKLRRSGICLNPGKDDSFLVVKFHRGVIEMPTITIDDFMTSFLVNCVAFEQCHNSSSKHLTTYATFLDCLVNTAKDVEYLSDCNIIDNYFGTEAEVARFINNLGKDVAFDIDLCYLSKLFNDVHDYYRNSWHVQWAGFKYRYFDTPWSFISALAAFVLLLLTLTQTFYAVLAYVNPPKK, via the coding sequence ATGGGAACCAATTCTGTAGAAGGAGAAGCCAATCACATAGTGAGTATTTGGGAGATCAACAAGGATCACCTAGATTCGATGCATGAGAAGATCAGCCAAACCCCAAAGTTACTAAGCAAAGCCGCAGGCAAAAGAGCATGTTGCATTTTCAGAGTCCCCAAGAGCCTAATGGACATCAACGGCAAGTCGTATCAACCCCAAATCGTTTCCATCGGCCCCTATCATCGTGGTGAGCCTCACCTACAAATGATCGAGGAGCACAAGTGGAGGTACCTAGGTTCTTTGCTCTCTAGGAACAAAACTATAGGTTTAACCTTAGAGGACTACTTGAAAAGCATACAACCACTTGAAAAAGAAGCTAGAGAGTGCTATTCTGAGACCATTCATCTCAGCTCTGATGAGTTCCTTGAAATGATGGTAGTTGATGGTTGTTTTATATTAGAGTTGTTTCGAAAGGTTAACAATCTGAAAATGTTTGAGCCTGATGACCCTATTGTCACCATGGCTTGGATAATAGCTTTTTTCTATAGGGACTTTCTTCGACTTGAAAATCAGattccattttttgttttggaacgTTTATTTGAGGTTACAAAAATGCCTAACGAGGAGTCTGGTCCATCTTTGTCCTTGCTTGCTTTGCGATTCTTTAACAACATAATTCAAAGGCGCGAAGATATCATAGAGAGTCACAAAGATCTCAAGGGCTTGCATTTGCTTGACTTGGTACGCTCAAGTTTTATCCCACCCCATCAAGAATTGCCAAAGAGGGGCAACATACCCACACATATCATCCACTGTGTCTCGAAGCTACGTCGCTCGGGGATTTGTCTCAATCCAGGCAAAGATGACAGCTTCTTGGTTGTGAAATTCCATCGCGGTGTGATCGAGATGCCTACTATAACCATCGACGATTTCATGACATCTTTCTTGGTAAACTGCGTGGCATTCGAGCAATGTCACAATAGTTCCTCTAAGCACCTTACTACTTACGCTACATTTTTGGATTGCCTTGTCAACACAGCTAAGGACGTGGAGTACCTTAGTGATTGCAACATAATCGATAATTACTTTGGGACCGAGGCCGAGGTTGCTCGGTTCATCAACAATTTGGGTAAGGATGTGGCGTTTGATATTGATTTGTGTTATTTGTCGAAGTTGTTCAATGATGTTCACGACTATTATCGGAATAGTTGGCATGTACAGTGGGCAGGCTTCAAGTATAGGTATTTTGACACCCCTTGGTCGTTTATTTCTGCATTGGCTGCCTTTGTGCTCTTGCTCCTTACACTTACACAGACTTTTTACGCAGTCTTAGCTTATGTGAATCCTCCTAAGAAATAA